Proteins encoded by one window of Enterococcus saccharolyticus subsp. saccharolyticus:
- a CDS encoding lactose-specific PTS transporter subunit EIIC — protein MNALIAQIEKAKPFFEKVSRNIYLRAIRDGFISAMPVVLFSSIFLLIAYVPNIFGFSWSASTEALIMKPYGYTMGILGVLVAGTTAKSLTDSFNRKLENTNQINFLSTMLASISGFLLLAADAVEGGGFANGFLGTKGLLTAFLAAFITVNIYNITVKNNVTIRMPEEVPPNISQVFKDIIPFTLVIVVLYGLDIVTRNIMGTNVAESIIKLFEPLFTAADGYLGITIIFGAYALFWFVGIHGPSIVEPAIAAITYANIETNFQLLQAGQHADKILTSGTQMFVVTMGGTGATLVVPFMFMWLSKSKRNKAIGRASVVPTFFGVNEPILFGAPIVLNPVFFVPFIFAPIANVWIFKFFVDVLGMNSFSVNLPWTTPGPLGIVIGTGFGLMSLVLALTLIVVDVVIYYPFFKVYDAQILEEEKAGVSSTDSLKEKVEGSFDTKKAKAVLASVDANENDPKVFENKIIEAKNVLVLCAGGGTSGLLANALNKAAAEYGAPVKAAAGSYGAHMDIMKDYDLVILAPQVASNYEDIKQDTDRLGVKLAKTQGGQYIKLTRDGQGALAFVQEQFED, from the coding sequence ATGAATGCATTGATTGCACAAATTGAAAAAGCTAAACCTTTCTTTGAGAAAGTGTCCCGTAATATCTATCTACGCGCAATACGTGATGGCTTTATCTCAGCGATGCCTGTTGTTCTGTTTTCAAGTATTTTCTTATTGATTGCATATGTTCCTAATATCTTCGGTTTCTCATGGAGTGCATCGACTGAAGCTTTGATTATGAAACCATACGGATATACAATGGGGATCTTAGGAGTTTTGGTTGCCGGCACAACAGCAAAATCTTTAACGGATTCCTTTAACAGAAAGCTGGAAAACACCAATCAAATTAATTTCCTTTCCACTATGTTGGCTTCCATATCCGGTTTCTTACTCCTTGCTGCGGATGCAGTTGAGGGCGGTGGATTTGCAAACGGATTCTTAGGAACAAAAGGACTATTGACAGCGTTTCTTGCAGCGTTCATTACTGTGAACATCTATAATATCACTGTGAAAAATAATGTGACAATCAGGATGCCGGAAGAAGTACCACCAAACATTTCACAAGTATTTAAAGATATCATTCCTTTTACCTTAGTGATAGTCGTTCTTTATGGTTTGGATATAGTGACCAGGAACATTATGGGCACGAATGTGGCTGAGTCTATCATTAAGTTATTCGAGCCCCTGTTCACAGCGGCTGATGGTTACTTGGGCATTACAATCATATTTGGTGCATATGCACTGTTCTGGTTTGTTGGTATACACGGACCGTCTATCGTTGAACCTGCTATTGCAGCGATTACGTATGCGAATATTGAAACTAATTTCCAACTTTTACAGGCTGGACAGCATGCCGATAAGATTCTGACGTCCGGAACCCAGATGTTTGTCGTTACAATGGGTGGTACCGGTGCAACGCTAGTTGTTCCATTCATGTTCATGTGGTTATCAAAATCAAAACGGAATAAGGCGATCGGCAGAGCGTCAGTTGTACCAACTTTCTTTGGGGTTAATGAACCCATCTTATTTGGAGCACCTATCGTTTTAAATCCAGTATTTTTTGTGCCTTTTATTTTTGCACCGATTGCCAACGTCTGGATTTTCAAATTCTTCGTTGATGTTCTTGGGATGAACAGCTTTAGCGTGAATTTGCCTTGGACAACACCAGGTCCTTTAGGGATCGTTATCGGAACAGGATTCGGGCTGATGTCACTTGTTCTTGCTCTTACATTGATTGTAGTGGACGTAGTGATTTACTACCCATTCTTTAAAGTCTACGATGCACAAATTCTTGAAGAAGAAAAAGCTGGAGTATCATCTACGGATAGTTTGAAAGAAAAAGTTGAAGGCAGCTTTGATACTAAAAAAGCCAAAGCGGTCCTTGCAAGTGTTGATGCGAACGAGAATGATCCGAAAGTTTTTGAAAATAAAATAATAGAAGCTAAAAATGTTCTTGTCCTTTGTGCCGGCGGTGGAACAAGTGGCCTTCTTGCTAATGCTTTAAATAAAGCTGCGGCTGAATATGGGGCTCCTGTAAAAGCAGCAGCAGGTAGCTATGGGGCGCACATGGATATCATGAAAGACTATGATTTAGTCATCCTGGCACCTCAAGTAGCTTCGAATTACGAAGATATCAAACAGGATACTGATAGATTGGGCGTTAAACTTGCTAAAACGCAAGGAGGTCAATACATTAAATTGACCCGTGATGGCCAAGGAGCTCTTGCATTTGTTCAGGAACAATTTGAAGACTAG
- a CDS encoding PTS lactose/cellobiose transporter subunit IIA, giving the protein MNREEATLLGFEIVAYAGEARSYLLDALKAAEKGDYDKAEALCEEANTSIKEAHKAQTSLLTMEASGDDIAYSVTMMHGQDHLMTTLLLRDLMKHMIELYKRGSN; this is encoded by the coding sequence ATGAACAGGGAAGAAGCTACTTTATTAGGGTTTGAAATTGTTGCCTATGCAGGTGAAGCGCGATCGTACCTTTTGGATGCTTTAAAAGCAGCGGAAAAAGGTGATTATGATAAAGCCGAAGCATTATGTGAAGAAGCAAATACCAGCATCAAAGAAGCTCATAAAGCTCAGACAAGTTTGCTTACTATGGAAGCTTCAGGTGATGATATTGCGTACAGCGTTACGATGATGCATGGACAGGATCACTTGATGACAACATTGCTGCTTAGGGATTTGATGAAACATATGATTGAATTGTATAAAAGAGGGAGTAACTAA
- a CDS encoding alpha-glucoside-specific PTS transporter subunit IIBC gives MMEKVQRFGGAMFTPVLLFSFSGLMVSLAIICKNPMLVGSIATEGTAWYGVWSIIEDGAWTVFNQMELLFVIGLPIGLAKKANARAVMEAFVVYLTFQYFVGGMLKNFSNFFGVDYAMDAGGTSGLKLIANIKTLDTGIVGAIVISAIVVWIHNRYFDTKLPDWLGIFQGSSFVVIIGFFLMLPIAFLVALVWPKIQGGINSMQGFLASSGVLGVWIYTFLERILIPTGLHHFIYSPFVFGPAVTPDGITRAWMANLNDFAASTKPLKQLFPEGGFAMHGNSKMFGSIGIASAFYLTAKPENKKKVISILIPVTLTAFLAGITEPLEFTFLFISPPLFAIHAVLAASMTATMYAFGVSGDMGGGFLDLLAKNWIPMFANHKTEIFTQLAIGLAFTVLYILIFRFLILKWDLPTPGREAVSDDIKLFTKKDYKAKKAGGASDAGEPEGNRYRESAATYLEAFGGADNIEKVNNCATRLRITVNDPAIVAADDAFRAGGAHGVVRNGKAFQVIVGLDVPQVREQFEQLLDIKD, from the coding sequence ATGATGGAAAAAGTTCAGCGCTTTGGTGGCGCAATGTTTACACCAGTTCTACTTTTCTCATTTTCGGGTTTAATGGTTTCATTAGCAATTATTTGTAAAAATCCGATGTTAGTAGGAAGTATCGCAACTGAAGGAACCGCATGGTACGGAGTTTGGTCAATTATCGAAGACGGTGCATGGACAGTCTTTAATCAAATGGAATTATTATTTGTTATTGGATTGCCAATTGGTTTAGCAAAAAAAGCCAATGCTCGTGCAGTCATGGAAGCCTTTGTCGTCTACTTGACTTTCCAATACTTCGTTGGTGGCATGTTAAAAAACTTCAGTAATTTCTTTGGTGTTGATTACGCAATGGATGCTGGTGGTACAAGTGGTTTGAAATTAATTGCAAATATCAAAACACTAGATACAGGGATTGTTGGTGCAATTGTTATCTCTGCAATTGTTGTTTGGATTCACAATCGTTATTTCGATACAAAATTACCTGACTGGTTAGGTATTTTCCAAGGTTCATCATTTGTTGTTATTATCGGTTTCTTCTTAATGTTACCAATCGCTTTCCTTGTAGCGCTTGTATGGCCAAAAATTCAAGGTGGCATTAACTCTATGCAAGGTTTCTTAGCAAGTTCAGGCGTACTCGGGGTTTGGATATATACTTTCCTAGAACGGATTTTAATTCCAACTGGGTTACATCACTTTATCTATTCTCCATTTGTCTTTGGTCCAGCCGTAACACCAGATGGTATTACACGTGCTTGGATGGCAAACTTAAATGACTTTGCAGCATCTACAAAACCATTGAAACAATTGTTCCCAGAAGGTGGTTTTGCTATGCATGGAAATTCTAAAATGTTTGGTTCTATCGGGATTGCTTCTGCTTTTTATCTTACTGCAAAACCAGAAAACAAAAAGAAAGTTATTTCTATTTTAATTCCTGTAACATTGACTGCTTTCTTAGCAGGTATCACTGAGCCGTTAGAGTTCACTTTCTTATTCATCTCTCCTCCATTGTTTGCGATCCATGCTGTCTTAGCCGCTTCCATGACAGCAACAATGTACGCATTTGGTGTTTCTGGAGACATGGGTGGTGGTTTCCTAGATTTATTGGCGAAAAACTGGATTCCAATGTTTGCTAACCATAAAACAGAAATCTTCACACAATTAGCGATTGGTTTAGCATTTACTGTTTTATATATCTTAATTTTCCGTTTCTTAATTCTAAAATGGGATTTACCAACACCAGGACGTGAAGCTGTTTCAGATGATATTAAACTATTTACGAAAAAAGATTACAAAGCGAAAAAAGCTGGAGGCGCTAGTGATGCTGGTGAACCAGAAGGCAACCGTTACCGCGAATCGGCAGCTACTTATTTAGAAGCCTTTGGTGGTGCCGATAATATCGAAAAAGTAAATAACTGTGCCACTCGTTTACGTATTACGGTAAATGACCCTGCAATTGTAGCAGCGGATGATGCCTTCCGTGCTGGTGGTGCACATGGTGTGGTGCGTAACGGAAAAGCGTTCCAAGTAATCGTAGGACTAGATGTTCCGCAAGTACGTGAACAATTCGAACAATTATTAGACATTAAAGATTAA
- a CDS encoding 6-phospho-alpha-glucosidase has translation MKKFSIVVAGGGSTFTPGIVLMLLDNLDRFPIRQIKFYDNNEERQKQVADACEILLKEKAPEINFVATTDPETAFTDVDFVMAHIRVGLYAMREKDEKIPLKYGVVGQETCGPGGIAYGMRSIGGVLEILDYMEKYSPDAWMLNYSNPAAIVAEATRKLRPNSKIINICDMPVGIEERMARAVGLNSRKDMVVRYYGLNHFGWWTDIRDKEGNDLMPKIKEHVAQYGYSLQNEIEESQHLDESWMHTFAKAREVYAVDPDTLPNTYLKYYFYPQDEVAHSNPDYTRANEVMAGREKHVFGECNAIAARGNTEGTTLEIDEHASYIVDLARAIAYNTHERMLLIVPNNGAIVNFDETAMVEVPCIVGSNGPEPLTQGKIPQFQKGLMEQQVSVEKLVVEAWVEGSYQKLWQALTLSRIVPNARVAKQLLDDLIEANQEFWPELN, from the coding sequence ATGAAGAAATTTTCAATCGTCGTTGCCGGTGGAGGAAGTACATTTACTCCAGGGATTGTGCTAATGTTATTAGACAATTTAGACCGTTTCCCAATTCGTCAAATTAAATTTTATGACAATAACGAAGAACGTCAAAAACAAGTGGCCGATGCCTGTGAAATCTTATTAAAAGAAAAAGCCCCAGAAATCAACTTTGTTGCGACAACTGATCCAGAAACAGCCTTTACAGATGTTGATTTCGTCATGGCACACATCCGCGTTGGTTTATATGCAATGCGTGAAAAAGATGAAAAAATCCCATTAAAATATGGCGTTGTTGGTCAAGAAACATGTGGCCCTGGTGGAATTGCTTATGGTATGCGCTCCATTGGTGGTGTTTTAGAAATCTTAGACTATATGGAAAAATACTCACCAGATGCTTGGATGTTGAACTACTCTAATCCAGCAGCTATTGTTGCAGAAGCAACACGTAAATTACGTCCAAACTCAAAAATCATCAATATTTGCGATATGCCAGTGGGGATTGAAGAACGTATGGCACGTGCAGTTGGCTTAAACTCACGCAAAGATATGGTTGTGCGTTACTACGGATTAAATCATTTTGGCTGGTGGACAGACATTCGTGATAAAGAGGGCAATGACTTAATGCCAAAGATTAAAGAACATGTAGCACAATATGGTTATTCTCTACAAAATGAAATCGAAGAATCACAACATTTAGATGAAAGCTGGATGCACACCTTTGCCAAAGCACGTGAAGTCTATGCTGTTGATCCAGATACTTTGCCAAATACGTATTTGAAATATTATTTCTACCCTCAAGATGAAGTGGCTCATTCAAACCCTGATTACACACGTGCCAATGAAGTAATGGCTGGCCGTGAAAAACATGTCTTTGGGGAATGTAATGCAATTGCTGCACGTGGCAATACAGAAGGAACAACACTTGAAATCGATGAACACGCAAGTTATATTGTCGATTTAGCCCGTGCGATTGCTTATAACACACATGAAAGAATGTTATTGATTGTACCGAATAATGGTGCCATCGTAAACTTTGATGAAACGGCTATGGTTGAAGTACCTTGTATCGTTGGTTCAAACGGTCCTGAACCATTGACACAAGGAAAAATTCCACAGTTCCAAAAAGGTTTGATGGAACAACAAGTATCCGTTGAAAAATTAGTAGTGGAAGCTTGGGTAGAAGGTTCTTACCAAAAACTATGGCAAGCCTTAACCTTATCACGAATCGTGCCAAATGCGCGAGTTGCTAAACAATTATTAGACGATTTAATCGAAGCTAATCAAGAGTTTTGGCCTGAATTAAACTAA
- a CDS encoding MurR/RpiR family transcriptional regulator gives MKLQRLIHHYVKDLSELDLEILHYIVEHTDEVVSLSILDLAERVHSSKSSILRLTKKMGFSGYSEFKYFLRQEQQHLIVEESEKQIYDKQLDDIQQTLDYIRSVDLQPINELLSKSKTIYCYSTGFSQKKPLEEFSKMMLSLEKRAIILPNKTELDMAMPMITSDDCFMVTSVSGETADVKENLTTFHMRQIPVIAITASGNNYFARNSTHHLNYYCSPFTIGKKHSEVISLITLHCLIDYLYRSYGIYQLTEG, from the coding sequence ATGAAATTACAACGTTTGATTCATCACTATGTCAAAGACTTAAGTGAGCTAGATTTAGAAATTTTGCATTACATTGTAGAACACACAGATGAAGTTGTTAGCTTAAGCATTCTTGATTTAGCCGAAAGAGTCCATTCATCCAAGTCATCGATTTTACGTTTGACGAAAAAAATGGGCTTTTCCGGTTATTCTGAATTCAAATATTTTTTGCGACAAGAACAACAACATTTAATAGTTGAAGAAAGTGAAAAACAAATCTACGACAAACAATTGGATGATATCCAACAAACATTGGATTATATCCGCTCCGTTGATTTGCAACCAATTAACGAACTACTTAGTAAAAGTAAAACGATCTATTGTTACTCAACTGGATTCTCTCAGAAAAAGCCCTTAGAAGAATTTTCAAAAATGATGTTATCACTAGAAAAAAGAGCCATTATCTTACCCAATAAAACAGAATTAGATATGGCTATGCCTATGATTACTAGTGATGATTGCTTTATGGTGACTTCTGTCAGTGGAGAAACAGCAGATGTAAAAGAAAATCTGACGACATTTCATATGCGTCAAATCCCTGTAATTGCGATTACAGCATCTGGCAATAACTATTTTGCTCGTAATAGTACGCATCACTTAAACTACTATTGCTCCCCTTTTACTATCGGGAAAAAACATAGTGAAGTCATTTCATTAATAACTTTGCATTGTTTAATTGATTACTTGTATCGTTCTTACGGGATTTACCAACTAACGGAGGGATAA
- a CDS encoding PTS sugar transporter subunit IIA: protein MFSLFKKKKAALHSPTTGTLIPLSKVSDPVFAEGMMGPGVAIEPSIAEIYSPVEGTITTVFPTKHAIGIKSKNGKEILLHIGIDTVELNGEGFDIQVKEGDKVSPDTLLVRVDHSLLKAKGKASTLMVLFPEEKDLPSVQERSVSAKEEIFSLD, encoded by the coding sequence ATGTTTTCACTATTTAAAAAGAAAAAAGCAGCCCTACACAGCCCTACTACAGGAACCTTAATCCCACTATCAAAAGTCAGCGATCCAGTATTTGCCGAAGGAATGATGGGCCCTGGTGTAGCAATTGAACCTTCAATTGCCGAAATCTATTCTCCTGTCGAAGGAACAATTACGACTGTTTTTCCTACGAAACATGCGATTGGCATAAAATCAAAAAATGGCAAAGAAATTTTATTGCATATCGGCATTGATACCGTAGAATTAAACGGTGAAGGATTTGATATTCAGGTAAAAGAAGGCGATAAAGTGTCACCTGACACCTTGTTAGTACGTGTCGACCATTCGCTATTAAAAGCCAAAGGAAAAGCGTCAACGTTGATGGTCTTATTCCCAGAGGAAAAAGATTTACCTAGCGTCCAAGAGCGCAGTGTTTCTGCTAAAGAAGAAATTTTTTCACTAGATTAA
- a CDS encoding endonuclease/exonuclease/phosphatase family protein, with protein sequence MKVLTLNTHSWMEENPEEKFEQLAEMILKENYDVIALQEVNQQINSEPGITGDLYCPTTDMTIHEDNFVLRLVDYLAANDAEYYWTWTFCHIGYKKFHEGLALLSKNPILPKDYLVAQFEDAEDHRRRQLLTGLTEIDGQMVRVCSGHYSWWSQEGFVVEWQKTVEALKDSEYPLIVMGDFNNPADTEGYQLVTTSELGLHDTFVSSKQQIGSYTVSKAIDGWKDNKGQLRIDYIFATEEFVPETYQVMFDGISGPVVSDHFGVAVVFN encoded by the coding sequence ATGAAAGTATTAACGTTAAATACACACAGTTGGATGGAAGAAAATCCAGAAGAGAAATTTGAACAATTAGCAGAAATGATTTTAAAAGAAAATTACGACGTGATTGCTTTGCAAGAAGTGAATCAACAAATCAATTCAGAACCAGGAATTACAGGGGACTTGTATTGTCCAACAACGGATATGACGATTCATGAAGATAATTTTGTGTTACGTTTAGTCGATTATTTAGCGGCAAATGACGCAGAGTATTATTGGACATGGACATTTTGTCATATTGGCTATAAGAAATTTCATGAAGGCTTGGCATTATTATCTAAAAATCCGATTTTGCCAAAAGATTATTTGGTTGCACAATTTGAAGATGCTGAAGATCATCGCCGTCGTCAGTTATTAACAGGTCTTACTGAAATTGACGGACAAATGGTTCGTGTATGTAGCGGACACTATTCTTGGTGGTCACAAGAGGGCTTTGTGGTCGAATGGCAAAAGACAGTGGAGGCATTAAAAGATAGTGAGTATCCCTTAATTGTGATGGGGGACTTTAATAACCCAGCGGACACAGAAGGCTATCAATTGGTCACGACAAGCGAATTAGGCTTGCATGATACATTTGTATCATCGAAGCAACAAATCGGCTCATACACCGTTTCAAAGGCTATTGATGGTTGGAAAGATAATAAAGGGCAATTACGCATTGATTATATTTTTGCCACAGAAGAATTTGTTCCAGAAACCTATCAAGTGATGTTTGATGGAATTAGCGGACCAGTGGTTAGTGATCACTTTGGTGTTGCAGTAGTATTCAACTAA
- a CDS encoding glycoside hydrolase family 65 protein encodes MQHIQRLFDIHPWKIATTKLDVENRRLQESLTSIGNGYMGMRGNFEEKYSADHHLGTYLAGVWFPDKTRVGWWKNGYPEYFGKVINAVNFIAMDIFVNGEAVDLSVIEPKDFYMELDMETGILARRFTVTVGGATIAFSFERFLSIVKKELAMIRMDAEVLAGHADIHIVSKLDNNVQNEDSNYDEMFWEELAKGTTNDINHLTTRTVPNPFGIEQFTVTSAMTHNVLPTTIETSDLAIAATFDFQANAGEKVHLEKEVVVLTSRDVAEEQQVATAIDYVTKFGSNYDSLRQEQADAWRKRWDLADVTIQGDDAAQQGIRFNLFQLFSTYYGEDERLNIGPKGFTGEKYGGATYWDTEAYAVPLYLALADSNVTKNLLKYRHNQLPQAQHNARQQGLKGALYPMVTFTGVECHNEWEITFEEIHRNGAIAYAIYNYTNYTGDTEYLKTNGLEVLVEIARFWADRVHYSKRNDAYMIHGVTGPNEYENNINNNWYTNTIAAWVLNYTLENYLRYQEETTITITEEEQAKWRKIIEKMYFPVDEELGVFVQHDTFLDKDLMHVTELDPKHLPLNQNWSWDRILRSCFIKQADVLQGIYFLNNQFTEEEKRRNFEFYEPMTVHESSLSPSIHAILAAELGMEDKALEMYERTARLDLDNYNNDTEDGLHITSMTGSWLGIVQGFAQMKTFDETLSFAPFVPKTWDSYAFHINYRGRLLAVSVTQEQVTLKLLEGDALTLTVYKDSYTLEDTLEIPVKKN; translated from the coding sequence ATGCAACATATTCAACGTCTTTTTGATATTCATCCATGGAAAATCGCTACAACGAAACTAGATGTCGAAAATCGTCGTTTGCAAGAATCTTTAACAAGTATTGGAAACGGCTACATGGGGATGCGTGGAAATTTTGAAGAAAAATATAGCGCAGACCATCATTTAGGAACTTATTTGGCAGGCGTTTGGTTCCCCGATAAAACGCGAGTTGGTTGGTGGAAAAATGGGTATCCAGAATATTTCGGTAAAGTGATCAATGCAGTGAACTTTATTGCCATGGATATTTTTGTGAATGGCGAAGCAGTTGACCTTTCCGTCATTGAACCAAAAGATTTCTATATGGAATTAGATATGGAAACAGGGATTTTGGCCCGTCGTTTTACGGTGACTGTTGGCGGTGCAACGATTGCTTTCTCTTTTGAGCGTTTTTTAAGTATCGTCAAAAAAGAACTCGCGATGATTCGAATGGACGCAGAAGTCTTAGCAGGACATGCAGATATTCATATTGTTTCAAAATTAGATAACAATGTTCAAAATGAAGACAGTAACTACGATGAAATGTTCTGGGAAGAGTTAGCAAAAGGAACAACGAATGATATCAATCATTTAACAACTCGTACTGTCCCGAATCCATTTGGTATCGAACAATTTACCGTTACTTCTGCCATGACGCATAATGTGTTACCGACAACGATTGAGACAAGTGACTTAGCGATTGCTGCTACGTTTGATTTCCAAGCAAATGCGGGAGAAAAAGTTCATTTAGAAAAAGAAGTCGTGGTTCTAACTAGTCGTGACGTTGCAGAAGAACAGCAAGTTGCAACAGCGATTGATTATGTGACGAAGTTTGGTTCAAATTATGATTCTTTACGTCAAGAACAAGCCGATGCTTGGCGCAAACGTTGGGATTTAGCAGATGTGACCATCCAAGGCGATGATGCCGCACAACAAGGGATTCGCTTTAACTTGTTCCAACTTTTCTCTACTTACTATGGGGAAGATGAACGATTAAACATTGGACCAAAAGGCTTTACTGGTGAAAAATATGGGGGCGCTACTTATTGGGATACCGAAGCATATGCCGTACCATTATATCTCGCATTAGCAGATTCTAACGTGACTAAAAATCTCTTGAAATACCGTCACAACCAATTACCACAAGCACAACATAACGCACGTCAACAAGGTCTTAAAGGTGCACTTTACCCAATGGTTACTTTTACAGGAGTTGAGTGCCATAATGAATGGGAAATTACCTTTGAAGAAATTCATCGTAATGGTGCGATTGCCTATGCAATCTATAATTACACAAACTACACAGGTGACACAGAATACCTAAAAACAAATGGTTTAGAAGTGTTAGTCGAAATTGCACGCTTCTGGGCAGATCGTGTCCACTACTCAAAACGCAATGATGCGTACATGATTCACGGGGTAACTGGACCAAATGAATACGAAAACAATATTAACAACAACTGGTACACAAATACAATTGCTGCCTGGGTCTTAAATTATACTTTGGAAAATTACCTACGTTACCAAGAAGAAACAACCATTACGATTACAGAGGAAGAACAAGCAAAATGGCGAAAAATCATCGAAAAAATGTACTTCCCTGTGGATGAAGAATTAGGTGTATTCGTTCAACATGATACATTTTTAGATAAAGATTTAATGCACGTTACGGAATTAGATCCAAAACATTTACCATTAAATCAAAACTGGTCATGGGATCGTATTTTACGTTCTTGCTTCATCAAACAAGCTGATGTATTACAAGGTATTTATTTCCTAAATAATCAATTTACAGAAGAAGAAAAACGTCGCAACTTTGAATTTTATGAACCAATGACTGTTCACGAGTCTTCTCTATCACCTTCTATTCATGCTATTTTAGCAGCTGAATTAGGCATGGAAGACAAAGCGTTAGAAATGTATGAACGTACAGCACGGTTAGATTTAGATAACTACAACAATGACACAGAAGATGGGCTACACATTACTTCAATGACAGGTAGCTGGCTGGGAATTGTTCAAGGCTTTGCTCAAATGAAAACGTTCGATGAAACATTAAGCTTTGCCCCATTTGTACCAAAAACTTGGGATTCTTATGCGTTCCATATCAACTACCGCGGCCGCTTATTGGCAGTGTCTGTTACACAAGAACAAGTGACCTTGAAACTACTGGAAGGTGATGCGTTAACACTAACAGTTTATAAAGATAGTTATACACTCGAAGATACGCTCGAAATTCCTGTGAAGAAAAACTAA
- a CDS encoding LacI family DNA-binding transcriptional regulator, translating to MSITVKDVAKKAGVATSTVSRVINDHPSISEETKKKVRKVMAELGYTPNLAARNLGKQISSAIGVVLPPLDSKERIGNPFHLETIETINDEARNYDMSVAIASARDFDTLLENVQRMHRQKQVDGFILTYSDKDDPVIRYLLEKEVPFTLIGQPYISEEKTIYVDNDNQLLGKQATEYLIAEGHEQILFASNITHENLYYERFFGYQKALMMANLPVYPAATFETPDDYVAFEETLLHTKATAIVVLDDLFAVRMMQLVNLYGYRVPEDISIISFNNSIFATLIHPYLTSIDIDVPSLGKIATQRLMDQLNNKQQRSVRVVVPHRLIKRESVMKRQ from the coding sequence ATGAGTATTACGGTAAAAGATGTAGCAAAAAAAGCGGGTGTGGCGACATCGACCGTCTCCCGTGTCATCAATGACCATCCGAGTATTTCGGAAGAGACAAAGAAAAAAGTACGCAAAGTAATGGCTGAATTAGGATATACACCCAATTTAGCAGCGCGCAATTTAGGAAAACAAATTTCTAGTGCAATTGGGGTAGTATTACCTCCGTTAGATTCAAAAGAACGGATTGGCAATCCTTTCCATTTAGAAACCATTGAAACAATTAATGATGAAGCACGCAACTACGACATGTCGGTTGCCATTGCTTCTGCGAGAGATTTCGATACGCTTTTAGAAAACGTCCAACGCATGCACCGCCAGAAACAAGTAGACGGCTTTATTTTAACTTATTCAGATAAAGATGATCCGGTTATTCGCTATCTCTTAGAAAAAGAAGTACCCTTTACTTTGATTGGCCAACCGTATATTTCAGAAGAAAAAACGATTTATGTGGACAATGACAATCAACTTCTAGGCAAACAAGCAACGGAATATCTCATTGCAGAAGGACATGAACAAATCCTTTTTGCCAGCAATATCACACATGAAAATTTGTATTATGAACGCTTTTTTGGTTATCAAAAAGCATTAATGATGGCCAATTTACCAGTTTATCCCGCCGCAACGTTTGAAACGCCTGATGATTATGTGGCATTTGAAGAAACGTTATTGCATACCAAGGCAACGGCTATTGTGGTATTGGATGATTTATTTGCTGTAAGAATGATGCAGTTGGTTAATTTATATGGCTATCGCGTGCCAGAGGATATTTCCATTATTAGCTTTAACAACTCCATTTTTGCCACATTGATTCATCCCTATTTAACAAGCATTGATATTGATGTTCCTTCCCTAGGTAAAATCGCTACTCAACGATTAATGGACCAATTAAATAATAAACAACAACGTAGTGTACGTGTCGTTGTGCCTCATCGTTTGATTAAACGTGAATCAGTGATGAAGCGACAATAA